One Turneriella parva DSM 21527 genomic region harbors:
- a CDS encoding response regulator transcription factor: MIDVIIIEDNHNVQDALATLLKKTGDYKLLAAYFDLQSARAEKNTFKPVLIILDLALPDSRGPEAITVLREMYPEARIAMYTAYENESDIIACVMAGANGYIMKDTPYERLLSELQVICQGGSTLTPRVAEKILKQLNTPKLAETTLTGRELEVLNLISLGLKYEDIAEELGISAHTVRHHIEKIYKKMNVNSRGQAVAHAVRAGIIQLK; this comes from the coding sequence ATGATCGATGTCATTATTATTGAAGATAACCACAACGTGCAAGATGCCCTGGCCACGCTGCTCAAAAAAACCGGGGATTACAAGCTGCTCGCAGCCTATTTCGATTTACAGTCGGCGCGCGCTGAAAAAAATACATTCAAACCGGTGCTGATTATTCTCGATCTTGCGCTGCCCGATTCGCGCGGGCCTGAAGCCATTACGGTGCTCCGCGAAATGTATCCTGAGGCGCGCATTGCGATGTATACCGCCTATGAGAACGAGAGCGACATTATCGCCTGCGTTATGGCAGGCGCCAATGGTTATATCATGAAAGACACCCCGTATGAACGCCTGCTCAGCGAATTGCAGGTGATTTGCCAGGGTGGGTCGACCCTCACCCCGCGAGTCGCCGAAAAGATCTTGAAGCAGCTGAACACCCCGAAGCTCGCCGAAACGACTCTGACCGGCAGAGAGCTTGAAGTGCTGAACCTCATTTCGCTCGGCCTGAAATACGAAGATATCGCAGAAGAACTGGGTATCAGCGCACATACTGTACGCCATCACATAGAGAAAATTTATAAAAAAATGAATGTCAACAGCCGTGGGCAGGCAGTGGCGCACGCCGTCAGAGCTGGCATCATTCAACTCAAATAA
- a CDS encoding sensor histidine kinase produces the protein MRRFNYQTISRILWPDYSVSKAASTINRRWLQKQAFVLSVASSALTLVVFPVYHILTVRFGETALEGQPQRLMVLLTSSLCLVLLLGSTRMRSRAEWFSFLNLVVLLLCLSIDIAFSARQRRYTTIGLLPLFGSTFIFTNVRIMTLAYFSSVAIFVSLTLLNGRATEIILNYIAAYMIAWWMAIVRIRSLYRISHDQALLYQRKISDEKVKLARDLHDSLGGDLMQLSLQLRGDTPREQMLELAQSVIARTRTLVTALEPRSEIERFGVYAKSYAERLNQTGKISVTVVKHNPWPDLRLDDNINLQAIFSEWMTNILKYSLAKEVTIALTTRREYCYLTIRDNGIGFRWPGDRRGSGLRNIYLRAQLIGAKVFSRRARNGTVFFVKFRSKQ, from the coding sequence GTGCGCCGTTTCAACTACCAAACGATCAGCCGCATCTTGTGGCCTGACTATTCTGTTTCAAAGGCTGCGTCGACAATCAACCGCCGCTGGCTACAGAAGCAGGCGTTCGTGCTCAGCGTTGCATCGAGCGCGCTGACCCTAGTGGTTTTTCCGGTCTATCACATTTTAACGGTGCGCTTTGGCGAAACGGCGCTCGAAGGGCAGCCGCAGCGACTTATGGTGCTGCTGACGTCAAGTTTGTGCCTCGTATTGCTGCTCGGTTCAACGCGCATGCGCAGCCGGGCCGAGTGGTTTTCGTTTCTGAATCTGGTGGTATTGTTGCTCTGCCTGTCGATAGACATTGCCTTCAGTGCCCGGCAGCGCCGTTACACCACGATCGGTCTTTTGCCGCTCTTTGGCAGCACATTCATTTTTACCAACGTGCGCATTATGACGCTCGCCTATTTCTCGTCTGTCGCGATCTTTGTTTCGCTGACGCTCTTGAACGGCCGCGCCACTGAAATTATTCTGAACTATATCGCTGCCTATATGATCGCCTGGTGGATGGCTATTGTTCGCATACGCAGCCTTTATCGCATCAGCCATGACCAGGCGCTGCTCTACCAACGTAAAATTTCTGATGAAAAGGTTAAACTGGCGCGCGATCTGCACGATTCGCTCGGCGGCGATCTAATGCAGTTATCGCTTCAACTTCGTGGCGACACGCCGCGCGAACAGATGCTTGAACTGGCGCAGTCGGTAATCGCCCGTACCCGAACGCTCGTTACCGCACTCGAGCCCAGAAGCGAAATTGAACGCTTCGGAGTCTATGCAAAAAGCTACGCCGAGAGGCTCAACCAAACGGGCAAGATTTCGGTTACGGTTGTAAAGCACAACCCGTGGCCCGATCTGCGCCTCGACGATAACATCAATTTGCAGGCGATCTTTTCAGAGTGGATGACAAATATCCTGAAGTATTCGCTCGCAAAAGAAGTCACAATCGCCCTCACGACACGGCGGGAGTATTGCTACCTGACCATTCGTGACAACGGCATCGGTTTTCGCTGGCCCGGCGATCGCCGCGGGTCGGGCCTCAGAAACATTTACCTCAGGGCACAGCTTATCGGCGCAAAAGTCTTTTCAAGGCGAGCGCGAAATGGTACTGTATTCTTCGTCAAATTCAGGAGCAAACAATGA